The following proteins are encoded in a genomic region of Arachis ipaensis cultivar K30076 chromosome B02, Araip1.1, whole genome shotgun sequence:
- the LOC110262423 gene encoding nuclear transcription factor Y subunit B-5-like encodes MSDNIVSSTQTFNIKYNNTITFSSTSGISSSSSHHHNHQDDGGVIKEQDRLLPIANVGRIMKQILPTNAKISKEAKETMQECVSEFISFVTGEASDKCHKEKRKTVNGDDICWALATLGFDDYAEPLKRYLHKFRELECEKANNQNNIKVINTTNRNNNNLIEKYSSYGGDDDED; translated from the coding sequence atgagtgaTAACATAGTCTCATCAACACAAACCTTTAATATTAAGTACAACAATACTATCACATTTTCTTCAACAAGTGgaatctcttcttcttcttctcatcatcataatcatcaagATGATGGTGGGGTTATCAAAGAGCAAGATCGGTTGCTTCCAATTGCAAATGTTGGGAGAATCATGAAGCAAATCCTTCCAACAAATGCAAAGATCTCAAAGGAAGCAAAGGAGACTATGCAAGAGTGTGTTTCTGAGTTCATAAGCTTTGTGACCGGTGAAGCTTCTGACAAGTGTCACAAGGAGAAGCGCAAGACCGTTAATGGTGATGATATTTGTTGGGCCTTGGCTACTCTAGGGTTTGATGATTATGCTGAGCCACTCAAAAGGTACTTGCATAAGTTTAGGGAATTGGAATGTGAAAAAGCTAATAATCAAAATAATATTAAGGTTATTAATACTACtaatagaaataataataatcttaTTGAAAAATATAGTAGTTATgggggtgatgatgatgaagactAG
- the LOC107627939 gene encoding receptor kinase-like protein Xa21 has protein sequence SSSSHSLQYLSLGNNRLQGTIISEICKIKQLSELYITENKLISGEVPTCFGNLTSLRKLYLNSNKLSKVNSSLWSLRDILEVNLSDNALTLCLSIEIGNLKAVTFLDLSKNMISGSIPGAISGLQNLQILNLSQNKLVGGIPDSLGSLISLTDLDLSQNNLFGLIPRSLESLHYLEFINLSHNSLEGEIPSGGPFKNFTAQSFMFNKALCGNARLQVPACSKVKKKGSNANIFFIKCILPIMVSIILVVFCVFFLVKRRRKNGGDTNEGTLSALPTARMISYYELSQATNGFDESNLLVRGNFGSVFKGLLSNGMVVAVKVFNLDLELGSKSFSVECKAMRNLRHRNLMKIIGCCSSIDYKLLVMEFMPNGSLERWLYSHNHCLDFLQRLNIMIDVASALEYLHHGSSPIVVHCDVKPCNVLLDEDMVGHVSDFGIAKLLGEGQSKEYTKTMATVGYIAPEFGSKGIISTKGDVYIFGIMLMETFTRKKPTDDLFVAGLSMKGWISESLFSVMYNSLSCLILQISLMMVPCRRLLPRLKY, from the exons tcttcttcatcGCACTCTCTTCAATATTTGAGTCTTGGCAACAACCGTCTACAGGGAACCATCATCAGCGAAATCTGCAAAATCAAGCAGCTGAGTGAATTGTACATAACTGAGAACAAGCTAATTTCTGGAGAGGTTCCAACTTGCTTTGGTAATCTTACTTCTCTAAGAAAACTTTACTTGAACTCCAACAAACTCAGTAAGGTGAATTCTTCTCTTTGGAGCCTCAGAGACATTCTTGAGGTGAACTTGTCTGACAATGCTTTAACTCTGTGTCTTTCAATTGAAATTGGGAACTTAAAGGCTGTGACTTTCTTGGATCTATCAAAGAATATGATCTCAGGAAGCATTCCTGGGGCCATTTCTGGATTGCAAAATTTGCAAATTCTCAACTTATCACAAAATAAATTGGTAGGGGGTATTCCTGATTCACTTGGAAGTTTGATAAGTTTGACAGATTTGGACTTATCTCAAAACAACTTGTTTGGCTTGATTCCAAGATCACTGGAGTCACTTCATTATCTTGAATTCATCAATCTTTCTCATAATAGTTTGGAAGGAGAGATTCCGAGTGGTggacctttcaaaaatttcactGCTCAATCTTTCATGTTTAATAAAGCACTTTGTGGAAATGCCAGATTACAAGTCCCAGCATGCAGTAAAGTAAAGAAGAAAGGATCAAATGCAAACATATTCTTCATCAAATGCATATTGCCTATAATGGTTTCAATCATTCTAGTTGTTTTCTGTGTGTTTTTTCTCGTCAAGCGTCGAAGAAAGAATGGTGGTGATACTAATGAAGGAACATTATCAGCATTACCAACAGCTAGAATGATTTCGTACTATGAACTATCACAGGCAACTAATGGTTTTGATGAGAGTAATTTGCTTGTTAGGGGCAATTTTGGCTCTGTGTTCAAAGGTTTACTTTCAAATGGGATGGTGGTTGCTGTCAAAGTGTTTAACTTGGACTTGGAATTAGGATCAAAGAGCTTCAGTGTAGAATGCAAAGCAATGCGCAATCTGCGCCATCGAAATCTCATGAAGATCATAGGTTGTTGTTCAAGTATAGATTACAAGCTTTTAGTGATGGAGTTCATGCCTAATGGGAGCCTTGAGAGATGGTTGTATTCTCATAACCATTGTTTGGACTTCTTGCAAAGGCTAAATATAATGATAGATGTGGCATCTGCATTGGAGTATCTGCATCATGGATCTTCACCTATAGTGGTTCATTGTGATGTCAAACCTTGTAATGTCTTATTGGATGAAGACATGGTTGGCCATGTCAGTGACTTTGGCATTGCCAAATTGCTTGGCGAGGGACAATCCAAAGAATATACCAAGACCATGGCTACAGTTGGCTACATTGCACCGG AGTTTGGATCCAAAGGGATTATCTCTACAAAGGGAGATGTATACATTTTTGGGATAATGCTGATGGAAACATTCACAAGAAAGAAGCCAACAGATGACTTGTTTGTTGCAGGATTAAGCATGAAAGGTTGGATTAGTGAATCATTGTTCTCAGTTATGTACAATTCACTCAGCTGCTTGATTTTGCAGATTTCGCTGATGATGGTTCCCTGCAGACGGTTGTTGCCAAGACTTAAATATTGA